The Mytilus galloprovincialis chromosome 2, xbMytGall1.hap1.1, whole genome shotgun sequence genome has a window encoding:
- the LOC143064353 gene encoding uncharacterized protein LOC143064353, which yields MSKISSLSVLFKWNKVKASCNKTLPRSRCKHACCLHNEYAYVIGGKDGNVSVKDFCRFHIGTHKWEELSYRGEKIPYFEGHSLVAHKRLLLLFGGVLSYDHTESALWIINPDLQYIRRHVPDAGSTQPCARRHHTSVVHNNVMYVYGGYIDLQGSTSDVWAYHIDDEEWEQINPNQRIENTAGKRHGHTSVLYGREMWVFGGMSGLQAKSDFWRFNLHSLKWDRIKSKYGPPCLSGHSATVVKDYMVIVGGESNGVMSSDIWVFGFCTLKWTHYQPTHQYPSPRKWHSVIPVTARYKKGDNSVRTKSLPHLQKKGQNNVVNRPKSSPVYSSARFARRSPEQTEDAKLNRPNTLALHMSDESNQNNSTSQPIEMSSLGERNADRRSPFKGNGFDKGTKQKDEKSPLLCNRQTSRDSMISNGSGLGTDNPCLELDSSCEKMDRFANCENDSSDCLVSLELKNMNANVNQKDSLHKSQVVTRFVKNEKQNFHASNIPGQVNLSPNGDTFRCKTHSNKNKSCDLVVEDLEFCDNYFSNSTQELKPKTHSRKIDITHSSNKDLKHSDTAFYETEFNDKTMVNRQNSLEEKSYSMSDISQPNLVQILPITSKSTSMQLPQKVPCRKCSLNCWMEETDIDDDTLEPDDVDSPLNVTSQVVNDVTESKPTQDQEACKEIVVENGPPYLLLIGGHEEKGHNVSVEPVVVWQCDVLVRHSDISHGEYMKSSLVI from the exons ATGAGTAAAATTTCTTCGCTATCAGTACTATTTAAATGGAATAAAGTAAAAGCATCATGTAATAAAACATTACCAAGATCTAGATGTAAACATGCATGCTGTTTACACAATGAATATGCATATGTTATTGGTGGAAAAGATGGCAATGTTTCGGTAAAAGATTTCTGTAGATTTCATATAG gtACACACAAATGGGAGGAACTTTCATATAGAGGGGAAAAGATTCCCTATTTTGAAGGACACAGCCTAGTTGCACACAAG AGACTTCTGTTACTATTTGGAGGTGTACTGAGTTATGATCACACAGAATCAGCTTTATGGATAATAAATCCAG ATTTACAATACATCAGGAGGCACGTACCAGATGCTGGAAGTACACAGCCATGTGCCAGACGACATCACACTTCAGTGGTCCATAATAATGTGATGTATGTGTATGGGGGGTACATTGATCTTCAGGGATCAACCTCAGATGTATGGGCATATCACATAG ATGATGAAGAATGGGAACAGATAAACCCTAATCAAAGGATAGAGAATACAGCCGGTAAACGACATGGACATACATCCGTTTTATACGGTCGTGAGATGTGGGTATTCGGAGGAATGTCTGGCCTACAGGCTAAATCAGACTTCTGGAGATTTAATTTGC ATTCATTGAAATGGGACAGAATAAAATCAAAGTATGGACCTCCTTGTTTATCTGGACATTCAGCTACAGTC GTGAAAGATTACATGGTCATTGTAGGTGGGGAGAGTAATGGTGTAATGTCAAGTGATATATGGGTGTTTGGTTTCT gtACATTGAAATGGACACATTACCAACCCACACATCAGTATCCTTCACCTCGTAAATGGCATTCAGTTATTCCTGTGACAGCTAGATATAAAAAGGGTGATAACTCCGTCAGAACTAAATCATTACCTCATCTCCAGAAGAAAGGACAAAACAATGTGGTAAATAGACCAAAATCAAGTCCTGTTTATTCTTCAGCAAGATTTGCTAGACGATCTCCTGAACAGACTGAAGATGCCAAGTTAAACCGTCCAAATACTTTAGCACTTCATATGAGCGATGAATCAAATCAAAATAACTCTACTTCTCAGCCAATTGAAATGTCAAGTTTAGGTGAGAGAAATGCAGACAGGAGAAGTCCTTTTAAAGGAAATGGATTCGATAAGGGAACAAAACAGAAAGATGAGAAATCTCCATTGTTATGTAATAGACAGACATCAAGGGATAGTATGATATCTAATGGTAGTGGACTAGGGACAGATAACCCATGTCTAGAGCTGGATAGTAGCTGTGAAAAAATGGATAGATTTGCCAATTGTGAAAATGACAGCTCTGATTGTCTGGTTTCTTTAGAACTGAAAAATATGAATGCAAATGTTAATCAGAAAGATTCATTGCATAAGTCCCAAGTCGTTACTAGATttgtgaaaaatgaaaaacagaatTTTCATGCATCAAATATTCCAGGACAAGTGAACCTGTCTCCAAATGGTGATACATTCCGTTGTAAAACTCACAGCAATAAGAACAAATCATGTGATCTAGTTGTTGAAGATCTTGAATTCTGTGATAATTACTTCTCTAACAGTACTCAGGAACTAAAACCTAAAACACATTCCAGAAAGATTGATATTACACACAGCTcaaacaaagatttaaaacattcTGATACAGCATTTTATGAAACAGAATTTAATGACAAAACTATGGTTAATAGACAAAATTCTCTAGAAGAAAAGTCATATTCTATGAGTGATATTAGTCAACCAAATCTTGTCCAAATTCTACCAATAACCTCAAAATCAACCAGTATGCAGTTGCCCCAAAAAGTGCCTTGTAGGAAATGTAGTTTGAATTGTTGGATGGAGGAAACAGATATTGATGATGACACCTTAGAGCCAGATGATGTGGATAGTCCCTTGAATGTTACATCACAAGTAGTGAATGATGTCACAGAGTCCAAACCTACACAGGACCAAGAAGCTTGTAAAGAGATTGTTGTTGAg AATGGTCCCCCCTACTTGTTGTTGATTGGTGGACATGAGGAGAAGGGACACAATGTATCAGTAGAACCTGTAGTTGTGTGGCAGTGTGATGTATTAGTCAGACATAGTGATATTAGCCATGGAGAATACATGAA ATCTAGTCTTGTTATATAG